ACCTGGACACCTCCCCTCGGTTGATACCAAGCGTATCAAACCACGCGGTTTGGATGCACTACGCGGCGTGCAGGCTGACTGCTCTGCGGGGGCCCACGAGTGGCTTCGCGTCCGACCACCACAGCAAAATGCGTACCGGTGGGATTTGACTCCCCTACTGAGCCGCATCCACACTGCGCGGTTCGCCGGAGTGCACGCCATCGCGAAGCGCGCAGTGCGGCTGACTGCTCAGCGGGGGCCCACGAGTGGCTTCGCGTCCTACCAGCTCAGCGAAACACGAAAGGGCCGCCCCGTTCGGGGCGACCCTTTCGTGATTGGCGGTACCGGTGGGATTTGACTCCCTGCCGTGCCGCCAGCCCAACCTACGGTTGGTCTGGACTGCGCGGCCGGGGCCCACGAGTGCGTTCGCGTCCGACCACCACAGCAAAATGCGTAGGGCCCCACCTGACGGCGGGGCCCTACGCATTTGGCGGTACCGGTGGGATTTGAACCCACGGTGCGCTTTCACGCACACAACTTTTCGAGAGTTGCACCTTCGGCCGCTCGGACACGGTACCGCCGACGAGTTTAGCGCAGGATCGCCGAGTGCTGCACCGAGGTCGATTAGCCTCGATGAGGGCGCCCGCCGAATCATCCGAGGAGGACACATGGAGACCATCGACGTCGACGCACTCGCCGCCATTGACGGCGCGACCATCATCGATGTTCGCGAACCGTGGGAGTACGAGGGTGGTCACATCCCGACTGCGGTGAGCATCCCCATGAGTGCGATCGTCGAGCGGGTAGACGAGGTGCCGCGCGACGGCACCGTGTACCTCGTGTGCGAGAGCGGCTACCGCAGCTCTCAAGTCGGCCAATGGCTCGACCAGCAAGGCGTCGACGTGGTGAATGTCGAGGGCGGCACGGCCGCGTGGCGCGCCAGCGGACGGCCGGTCGACTAGCCCTGTGAGTCGTCGCCCGGGCTGTCGGATGCCCGGCCTAGGCTGAGCGGCATGGCCCGCGTCACGTCGAACTTTCGCTGCACAGAGTGCGGGTGGACGAGCATCAAATGGGTTGGCCGCTGCGGCGAATGCCAGCAGTGGGGCACCGTCATCGATCAAGCCGAGCCGGTCGCGCGCGTGACACCTCTGCGCCCCGTGAACGCGGCCCGGTCGATCACCGAGATCGGTGCCGAAAGTGTCGCCCACTGGCCGAGCGGCATCGCCGAGTTCGACCGTGTGCTCGGTGGTGGCGTTGTTCCGGGTGCCGCGATCCTGCTCTCGGGAGAGCCCGGCGTCGGTAAGTCGACTCTCCTGCTCGAGGTTGCCAGTCGCGCCGCTGCGCTCGGCCAGCGTGTGCTCTACGTGAGCGCCGAGGAGTCGGTAAGCCAAGTGCGTCTCCGCGCCGAGCGCACGGGGGCGTTGCATCCGTCGCTCTACCTCGCCGCCGAGACCGACCTCGCGACGATCCTCGGGCAGATCGACCAGGTCTCCCCCGAACTCGTCATCGTCGACAGCGTGCAGACCGTCGCATCCGGACTCACCGAGGGCCTCGCCGGCGGACCAGCCCAAGTGCGCGAAGTCGCGTCGACCCTCATTCGCGTGAGCAAGGACCGCAA
This genomic window from Antiquaquibacter oligotrophicus contains:
- a CDS encoding rhodanese-like domain-containing protein; the encoded protein is METIDVDALAAIDGATIIDVREPWEYEGGHIPTAVSIPMSAIVERVDEVPRDGTVYLVCESGYRSSQVGQWLDQQGVDVVNVEGGTAAWRASGRPVD